The following are encoded in a window of Psilocybe cubensis strain MGC-MH-2018 chromosome 4, whole genome shotgun sequence genomic DNA:
- a CDS encoding Protein VAC14-like protein (Protein VAC14 homolog): protein MDTAIARQLIDKIYEKRKAAALELERQIRECAQQGEQKRISQIIDQLVEMFNNASNPLHIRNGGLIGLAGTAIALGVDIAPYMEKFVGPLLDCFVDPENRIRYFSAECLYNIAKVSKGEVLVYFNAIFDALSKLAADSELSVKNGAELLDRLLKDIVAESASVYIPLYPETEKVRDEREELPGVLVPLPDSSPGDVKIKKAFSLAHFIPLLRERIYVVSPFTRSYLVSWISVLDSVPELELITYLPEFLDGLLKYLSDPTEDVRVATENLLADFLRELRDVTIVSRQLNQQTKSKAPTDSLRKADVDGEKLPDLTRENAERALYMLENDEHRSANNHLGGGEDYYSDEDDRDIGAWIPGQGVRVDYAAIIEILLEQLENDHDEIQQSTALRWLAEFLTFAHEVMIPFTPRLLTAILPNLAHHAVMIQSAAIRTNKLLQNVIQKLPSPQDPPPHKPPVTEKSNLPTRTPRSPEPVPIASTSTNNPTNSRQSTLSSQNSRETSSPELTLDSNTSYLPTRGRPSNADLTLTPRPGQPAEILPTAGSRPHSPVSFASSGVNGNAVNVHVQEDADPFDYQKTVDELTVQFLSEFEETRVAALKWMIMLHQKTPKKNLAMDDGTFPALLKILSDSSEEVIKHDLQLLAQISSSSEESYFKVMMNLLGLFSTDRSLLETRGSLIIRQLCLNLNTEKIYRTFAEIIEKEDAKFASVIVQKLNIILITSPELADFRKRLKSVDTRQDGQALFTTLYRSWCHNAVSVFSLCLLAQAYEHASNLLYIFADLEITVPMLVQIDKLVQLIESPVFTYIRLQLLEPEKYPHLFKCLYGILMLLPQSSAFVSLRNRLNAVNSAGFLQIAPKSNAGSVSGRSKLGRDEIKWQDLLLHFRTVQARHEKARRQALGNDNSPITGFPEDRIGETPDKVGKVASPGARPPMRRRVTGDVSMPNIIPMPPAPSRAGALSPLNPKSRGAGGLTSLMGSNNVPNLSPNLNPAAALTLAQKQRRPPLELNRK, encoded by the exons ATGG ACACCGCCATAGCGAGGCAGCTCATAGACAAGATCTACGAGAAGCGGAAAGCAGCAGCACTCGAGCTTGAGCG GCAAATCCGAGAATGTGCACAGCAAGGGGAGCAGAAACGTATCAGTCAAATTATCGACCAGCTGGTCGAGATGTTCAACAATGCCTCGAATCCTTTGCACATTAGGAACGGAGGTCTGATCGGTCTCGCTGGAACCGCAATTGCACTGGGCGTAGACATTGCTCCGTACATGGAGAAGTTTGTTGGCCCATTACTGGATTGTTTTGTCGATCCCGAGAACAGAATCAGATACTTTTCCGCGGAATGTTTGTATAACATCGCCAAGGTTTCAAAAGGAGAGGTTCTTGTATACTTCAATGCTATCTTCGATGCATTGAGCAAG CTTGCAGCCGACTCAGAACTGTCTGTCAAGAATGGCGCTGAACTATTGGATCGACTCCTGAAGGATATCGTGGCAGAGTCCGCCTCTGTTTACATTCCTCTCTACCCTGAAACTGAGAAAGTACGCGATGAACGCGAAGAGCTGCCGGGGGTCTTAGTCCCTTTACCTGATAGCTCTCCCGGGGATGTCAAGATCAAGAAAGCATTCTCTCTGGCCCACTTCATTCCACTTCTACGTGAACGAATTTACGTCGTCAGTCCGTTCACTAGAAGTTACCTTGTCTCCTGGATCAGTGTTCTGGACTCAGTTCCTGAACTGGAACTCATAACATATCTTCCGGAATTTCTGGATGGATTACT GAAATACCTGTCAGACCCGACTGAGGATGTCAGAGTTGCTACTGAGAACTTGCTTGCCGATTTCCTACGCGAACTTCGCGACGTTACCATTGTCTCACGTCAACTTAATCAACAGACCAAGTCGAAGGCTCCGACCGATTCTTTACGCAAAGCAGATGTAGACGGCGAGAAACTACCAGATCTTACTCGCGAGAATGCTGAGCGTGCATTATATATGCTGGAAAACGACGAGCACCGTTCAGCTAATAACCATCTTGGGGGTGGGGAGGATTATTAttcggatgaggatgatCGGGATATTGGAG CCTGGATACCTGGTCAGGGAGTCAGAGTCGACTATGCTGCTATCATTGAAATTCTTCTTGAGCAATTGGAAAATGATC ACGACGAAATTCAACAGTCTACGGCTCTGAGATGGCTTGCAGAGTTCCTTACCTTTGCGCACGAAGTGATGATTCCTTTTACACCTCGGTTGCTCACTGCAATTCTCCCAAATCTTGCTCATCATGCTGTTATGATTCAATCCGCTGCAATTCGCACAAATAAACTCCTCCAGAACGTTATTCAAAAGCTCCCATCGCCACAAGATCCGCCGCCACATAAACCACCTGTTACAGAGAAATCGAATCTGCCAACCAGAACTCCCAGATCACCAGAGCCTGTACCAATAGCATCAACATCGACAAACAATCCTACAAATTCACGGCAATCGACATTAAGTTCCCAGAATTCCAGAGAAACTTCATCTCCCGAGTTGACTCTGGATTCTAATACATCGTACCTTCCCACACGAGGACGACCCAGCAATGCCGACCTTACATTAACACCCCGGCCCGGCCAACCTGCTGAAATCCTTCCGACTGCTGGTAGTAGACCACATTCACCAGTTTCTTTTGCTAGCTCTGGTGTCAACGGTAATGCCGTGAATGTGCATGTACAAGAGGATGCCGATCCATTCGACTACCAGAAGACTGTCGATGAACTCACGGTACAGTTCCTCAGTGAATTTGAAGAGACTCGTGTGGCGGCTCTGAAGTGGATGATCATGCTGCACCAGAAGACTCCAAAAAAG AATTTGGCCATGGACGACGGGACATTTCCAGCGTTGCTGAAGATACTATCAGATAGCTCTGAAGAG GTCATCAAGCACGACCTGCAATTGCTCGCTCAAATTTCATCGAGCTCAGAAGAGAGCTACTTCAAAGTCATGATGAATTTATTGGGACTCTTCAGCACTGATAGGAGCCTTCTGGAAACCCGAGGAAGCCTTATTATTCGTcaattgtgtttgaatcTTAACACGGAGAAGATATATCGCACATTTGCTGAAATAATCGAGAAAGAAGATGCAA AATTTGCGAGCGTCATCGTGCAGAAGTTAAACATCATATTAATAACATCACCGGAACTTGCAGATTTTAGAAAGCGACTCAAAAGTGTTGACACAAGA CAAGACGGGCAAGCTCTATTCACTACACTTTACAGATCATGGTGCCACAACGCAGTGTCGGTGTTCTCTTTGTGTCTTTTAGCTCAAGCCTATGAACATGCTTCAAATCTCTTGTATATTTT CGCCGATCTTGAAATCACAGTCCCCATGCTTGTTCAGATCGATAAGCTTGTCCAACTAATCGAGTCGCCTGTCTTCACAT ATATTCGTTTACAATTGCTGGAACCAGAAAAATACCCACACCTTTTCAAGTGTCTATATGGCATTCTCATGTTATTGCCCCAAAGCTCAGCCTTCGTTTCACTACGCAATCGACTTAACGCAGTAAACTCTGCAGGATTTTTGCAAATTGCTCCCAAGTC CAATGCTGGTTCCGTCTCTGGTCGTTCAAAGCTCGGACGAGACGAAATTAAGTGGCAAGatcttcttctccatttCCGCACAGTGCAAGCTAGACATGAAAAGGCGCGAAGGCAGGCTCTAGGAAACGACAATTCACCGATAACAGGGTTCCCAGAAGACAGGATTGGCGAAACACCGGACAAGGTCGGCAAAGTTGCTTCCCCTGGCGCACGGCCACCAATGCGCAGAAGGGTTACAGGAGATGTATCAATGCCGAATATCATTCCGATGCCACCCGCGCCATCAAGAGCAGGTGCACTTTCCCCCCTAAATCCCAAGTCTCGGGGGGCGGGTGGGTTGACGAGCCTGATGGGTTCAAATAACGTACCTAATTTGTCGCCCAATTTGAACCCTGCTGCGGCATTGACCCTTGCCCAGAAACAGCGACGCCCTCCGCTAGAATTGAATCGCAAGTAG
- a CDS encoding Chitinase A1: MANLKSLQLGTPDGILIQLRAFRSLLETTSDVNFLDLSGSNPDLLPQFVSEAHKNGVKALVSIGGWTGSTGFSTNVGSADNRTAFVKTVLNLAKKYKLDGIDFDWEYPANQGIGCNAINPNDTANFLAFLQELRKDSLGSTLILSAAVATVPFFGPNGSPLADVSGFAKVLDYIAIMNYDIWGPWSSSVGPNAPLNDTCASPANQQGSAVSAVQRWNQAGIPFHQIVLGVAAYGHSFKVSKADAFVQGSNTQLVAYPSFDATAHPSGDAWDDGAGVDECGNAQAPGGDVDFWGMVAGGYLKADGTPNDGIAFRFDSCSQTPYAYNSTTEIMVSFDNAQSFAAKGNFIREANLRGFATWEAGGDFNDILLDSIRKAAGF; this comes from the exons ATGGCGAACCTAAAGTCGCTTCAGCTTGGTACGCCGGATGGCATTCTGATTCAACTCCGGGCTTTCCGCTCTCTGCT GGAAACCACTTCCGACGtcaattttcttgatttaAGCGGGTCCAACCCAGACCTCCTTCCACAATTCGTTTCAGAAGCTCACAAAAAT GGTGTAAAAGCATTGGTGTCTATCGGAGGTTGGACGGGTTCAACAGGATTTTCTACTAATGTTGGATCGGCAGACAATCGGACCGCTTTCGTAAAAACAGTTCTGAATTTGGCGAAGAAATACAAACTGGACGGAATCGATTTCGA TTGGGAATATCCAGCAAACCAAGGAATAGGCTGCAACGCCATCAACCCCAACGATACTGCGAACTTCCTTGCATTTTTACAGGAGCTCCGCAAAGACAGTCTTGGGTCCACGTTGATTCTTTCTGCAGCTGTCGCCACTGTTCCGTTCTTCGGGCCCAACGGCAGCCCTCTTGCTGATGTTTCCGGTTTCGCAAAGGTGCTGGATTATATAGCCATCATGAACTACGATATCTGGGGTCCATGGAGTTCATCTGTCGGGCCTAATGCACCGTTGAACGACACCTGTGCTTCGCCAGCAAATCAACAAGGATCAGCAGTCTCTGCAGTACAGCGATGGAACCAGGCAGGCATTCCCTTTCATCAGATAGTGCTCGGAGTTGCTGCATACGGCCACTCTTTCAAAGTCTCCAAGGCGGACGCATTCGTACAGGGATCCAACACTCAACTTGTAGCATATCCTTCATTCGATGCAACCGCACATCCATCAGGTGATGCCTGGGATGATGGCGCTGGTGTAGACGAATGTGGGAACGCCCAAGCGCCTGGAGGCGATGTTGACTTCTGGGGTATGGTCGCTGGAGGATACCTGAAAGCTGATGGAACACCAAATGATGGTATTGCCTTCAGATTTGATTCGTGTAGTCAGACG CCATATGCATACAACTCAACAACCGAGATCATGGTATCATTTGATAACGCACAG TCGTTTGCCGCGAAAGGGAACTTCATTCGGGAAGCTAATCTGCGAGGCTTCGCCACTTGGGAAGCTGGAGGTGACTTCAATGACATTCTGTTGGATTCGATTCGAAAGGCCGCTGGGTTCTAA
- a CDS encoding DNA replication licensing factor mcm6 codes for MDSDAPSSPSAMPSSLPPSSAPDLVPSADGGSPRRPIADALAMRIDEAEEDNEEGAQGRRRKRPRQMNGDVPMVKDAVGESLAESFETFLKTFTEEISLAATPGSDGAGIDAQGELIYIEQIHTMREYELTTLYVDFGHILQRDDVLADAIQRQYYRFLPYIRRALLNLVTEYEPEYLKINPTAATTDSANLQSREFNVAFYHLPLVSGIRELRTDKIGTLMSISGTVTRTSEVRPELLFGSFICEICNGLVHDIEQQFKYTEPSLCPNPTCGNRTAWQLQIDTSKFTDWQKVRIQENPSEIPTGSMPRSLDVILRSEMVERAKAGDKCVFTGTFIVVPDVSQLGLPGGNKAQMQREASKGNASTGGVGGNGVTGLKALGVRDLQYKTAFLACMVHDADGRAGTNIRGEEEVGDESGQAFIQSLTEPEFEELKSMIDSDHIYSRLVESIAPTVYGHEIVKKGLLLQLMGGVHKQTPEGMHLRGDINICIVGDPSTSKSQFLKYICSFLPRAVYTSGKASSAAGLTAAVVKDEETGDFTIEAGALMLADNGICAIDEFDKMDIADQVAIHEAMEQQTISIAKAGIHATLNARTSILAAANPIGGRYDRKKTLRANLQMSAPIMSRFDLFFVVLDECDPQTDLNIAKHIVNVHRFQDEAINPEFSTETLQRYIRYARTFNPKMTPEAANVLVEKYRILRQDDSTGAGRNSYRITVRQLESMIRLSEAIARANCTSEITPAFVREAYSLLRQSIIHVEHDAIDFDEEELEGERNRERQVLTDNGEDVPLIADATTDTVDGNSIPIRVNTGGRQAAPLPTESFSRAGSNPPAATPAPAPPKKRMIISHDKYIELQTMVVMHVSNHEAKTGHGLDREDLIDWYLEQKEEEMQDIDQVEYEKELIVKLLRRLVKENYLLEIKGDAQDSLLSADESQLSSAPVEGDNVRVFYMVHPSVDTESSMTSGY; via the exons ATGGATTCCGATGCCCCATCTTCTCCATCCGCCATGCCTTCCTCTCTACCTCCTAGCAGTGCTCCCGACCTGGTCCCATCCGCCGATGGCGGTTCGCCTCGTCGACCTATAGCTGATGCTTTAGCGATGAGAATTgatgaagcagaagaagacaatGAAGAGGGCGCCCAAGGAAGGAGGCGTAAAAGACCCAGACAAATGAATGGTGATGTTCCTATGGTCAAGGATGCTGTCGGGGAGAGCCTTGCTGAGAGCTTCGAAACATTTCTAAAAAC ATTCACAGAAGAGATATCGCTGGCTGCTACTCCAGGATCTGACGGTGCTGGAATTGACGCACAAGGGGAACTGATATACATCGAACAAATTCACACAATGCGTGAATACGAATTGACCACGCTCTACGTTGACTTTGGTCACATACTTCAAAGGGATGATGTTCTCGCAGATGCAATTCAAAGACAATACTACAGATTTTTACCTTACATTCGACGCGCCCTTCTCAATCTCGTGACGGAATACGAGCCAGAATACCTGAAGATCAACCCCACTGCCGCCACAACTGACTCAGCGAACCTCCAATCCCGAGAATTCAACGTCGCATTTTATCATCTTCCACTCGTTTCCGGAATTCGCGAGCTAAGGACGGATAAGATTGGGACCTTGATGAGCATTAGCGGGACGGTGACCCGGACTAGCGAAGTACGACCGGAGCTTCTTTTTGGCAGTTTCATCTGTGAAATATGCAACGGACTTGTTCACGACATCGAGCAACAGTTCAAGTATACTGAA CCCTCTCTATGCCCAAATCCAACATGTGGAAATCGTACTGCGTGGCAACTACAAATTGACACCTCCAAATTTACGGACTGGCAAAAGGTTCGCATCCAAGAAAATCCCTCAGAAATCCCTACTGGATCAATGCCTCGTTCTTTGGACGTCATACTACGTTCAGAAATGGTTGAACGTGCAAAAGCTGGTGATAAATGTGTATTCACTGGAACATTCATTGTTGTACCCGATGTCAGTCAACTTGGTTTGCCGGGTGGAAATAAAGCTCAAATGCAACGCGAAGCCAGCAAAGGAAACGCGTCCACGGGTGGCGTTGGGGGAAACGGAGTTACGGGTCTCAAGGCATTAGGTGTACGAGACCTACAATACAAAACGGCATTTTTGGCATGTATGGTGCATGATGCGGATGGGCGG GCTGGTACCAACATTCgaggtgaagaagaagttgGCGATGAAAGTGGACAAGCATTTATTCAATCCCTCACTGAACCTGAGTTTGAGGAACTGAAAAGTATGATCGACTCGGATCATATATATTCTCGCCTAGTGGAAAGCATCGCACCTACGGTATACGGGCACGAAATTGTCAAGAAGGGTCTTTTACTTCAGCTCATGGGGGGAGTCCACAAACAAACACCCGAAGGTATGCATTTGCGTGGTGACATCAATATCTGCATTGTTGGAGATCCCTCAACCTCAAAGTCCCAATTTCTGAA GTACATTTGCTCTTTTTTGCCAAGAGCTGTATACACCTCGGGAAAGGCTTCATCAGCAGCTGGCTTGACCGCTGCTGTCGTCAAAGACGAGGAGACAGGGGATTTTACTATCGAAGCAGGTGCTTTGATGTTGGCAGACAATGGTATCTGTGCCATTGATGAGTTCGATAAGATGGATATTGCAGACCAAGTTGCAATTCACGAAGCTATGGAACAACAAACCATTTCCATTGCCAAGGCCGGTATACACGCTACGCTGAACGCTCGAACGTCCATTCTAGCGGCTGCCAATCCTATCGGTGGTAGATACGACCGCAAAAAGACACTGCGTGCCAACCTTCAAATGAGTGCTCCTATCATGAGTCGGTTTGATCTCTTCTTCGTAGTGTTGGATGAATGCGACCCCCAAACCGACCTCAATATTGCGAAACATATTGTAAATGTTCACCGATTCCAAGATGAGGCAATCAATCCAGAATTTAGTACGGAAACACTACAGAGGTATATACGTTATGCTAGGACATTCAATCCAAAG ATGACACCAGAAGCGGCAAACGTTCTAGTCGAGAAATATCGAATTCTAAGACAAGACGATTCAACAGGTGCTGGCCGCAACTCTTATCGAATTACTGTCCGTCAATTGGAAAGTATGATTCGGTTAAGCGAGGCCATTGCAAGGGCGAACTGTACTTCAGAA ATTACTCCTGCCTTCGTCCGCGAAGCATATTCCCTTCTACGACAGTCCATCATCCACGTCGAGCATGATGCCATTGATTTTGACGAGGAAGAGCTCGAGGGTGAACGTAACAGAGAACGACAAGTCCTTACCGACAACGGTGAAGATGTGCCACTAATAGCCGATGCAACAACAGATACTGTAGATGGCAATTCTATTCCGATCAGAGTAAACACTGGAGGCCGTCAAGCTGCGCCTCTGCCCACTGAATCATTCTCGCGAGCTGGATCCAACCCCCCTGCGGCtacccctgcccctgccccgCCCAAGAAGCGTATGATCATTTCACACGACAAATACATCGAGCTGCAGACCATGGTCGTCATGCATGTATCTAACCATGAAGCCAAAACAGGCCATGGTTTGGATCGCGAGGATCTCATAGATTGGTACCTCgagcagaaggaggaggaaatgCAGGACATCGACCAAGTAGAGTATGAAAAGGAACTTATCGTCAAGCTTCTACGAAGATTGGTTAAG GAAAACTACTTGCTTGAGATAAAAGGAGATGCGCAAGATTCACTGCTTTCTGCCGACGAAAGTCAGCTTTCATCGGCGCCAGTGGAGGGTGACAACGTCCGAGTCTTCTACATGGTGCACCCATCGGTCGACACGGAATCTTCGATGACCTCTGGATACtga
- a CDS encoding putative leucine aminopeptidase (putative leucine aminopeptidase MCYG_08380), translating to MPTRWLCSLNVLSDLSQPESTSLSPTNMVLPTGLLLVAPFSPYLFNGNPCVSDNFYGNYRDGEVLYSVIALSASTSSSCLADYRWASHMTSAFYNERPEPGNQLVWLEKNAIDDKLQVNAAHDSAILENLLLSLEAPHTHEHQQHLSPIDHRRPPFKLHFRTTRAALVSLDAERAKSIDTMLPIYWKSTLLPTAPVDYVPVPRAAVEPVKQLLANLKFDPLVASVVNNISISQIKNDIRFLTGEDEKSGIVSRHSFSEGALTAAHWLKDRVAETGASCKLVPFLSGFAPNVICGHYDSRGSFGSVRAPGGDDDGSGTTGVLSIARTIKRKGVKFHSNVELAFFAGEEQGLLGSRAYARELRAAGTNLTLMVQADMTAYRAPGEPLQLGLPDLIGTPEVTQLVANISAIYSPELQVGFTPACCSDHQSFHEQGFPATQVFERAGPIADPMYHNSGDLSNREGYDFEQLYAIAKVQFATILHTAGFEL from the exons ATGCCTACGAGGTGGCTGTGCTCATTGAACGTCCTTTCGGACCTTTCCCAACCTGAGTCTACCAGCTTATCGCCAACCAACATGGTCCTACCTACGGGACTCCTCCTAGTCGCTCCTTTCTCCCCGTATCTGTTCAACGGAAACCCATGTGTCTCTGATAACTTTTATGGAAATTACCGAGATGGTGAGGTCTTGTACAGCGTTATAGCCTTGTCTGCCTCGACCAGTTCAAGCTGCCTCGCGGACTATCGGTGGGCGTCACATATGACCTCTGCATTCTACAACGAGCGTCCAGAACCAGGAAACCAACTTGTTTGGCTAGAGAAAAATGCCATAGACGACAAGCTTCAGGTCAACGCAGCACACGACAGTGCCATTCTGGAAAActtgttgctttctttgGAAGCACCCCACACACATGAACATCAACAGCACCTTTCGCCCATAGACCACAGACGCCCACCATTCAAACTTCATTTCCGCACAACTCGAGCAGCTCTCGTCTCACTGGACGCAGAGAGAGCGAAATCTATCGATACTATGTTGCCTATCTACTGGAAGTCGACCCTACTTCCCACAGCCCCTGTGGACTATGTGCCCGTCCCTCGCGCCGCAGTCGAACCGGTGAAACAACTACTGGCAAACTTGAAATTTGACCCACTTGTTGCATCTGTTGTGAACAATATCTCTATTTCGCAAATCAAGAATGATATTCGTTTCTTGACCGGTGAAGATGAGAAGTCCGGCATCGTTTCTCGACACTCCTTTTCAGAGGGCGCGCTGACAGCGGCACACTGGTTGAAAGATCGCGTCGCGGAAACTGGCGCGAGCTGCAAACTCGTTCCATTTCTGTCTGGATTTGCGCCCAACGTTATTTG CGGACATTACGATAGCCGGGGGTCGTTTGGAAGCGTTCGTGCGCCTGGGGGTGACGATGATGGATCCGGTACCACTGGAGTCCTGTCTATTGCCAGGACGATCAAGCGTAAAGGTGTCAAATTCCATAGTAATGTGGAACTCGCGTTCTTTGCaggagaagaacaaggctTGCTTGGATCGCGAGCATATGCCC GTGAATTGCGGGCTGCTGGAACAAATTTAACATTGATGGTTCAAGCCGACATGACTGCATATAGAGCACCTGGCGAACCTCTCCAGCTTGGTCTTCCAGATCT TATCGGGACCCCCGAAGTTACACAACTAGTTGCTAATATATCAGCCATTTACAGTCCCGAGCTTCAAGTCGGATTTACTCCC GCCTGCTGCAGTGACCATCAG TCATTCCACGAGCAGGGCTTCCCTGCAACCCAAGTTTTCGAACGTGCTGGTCCAA TCGCGGATCCTATGTATCATAATAGTG GCGACTTGAGCAATAGAGAAGGCTATGACTTTGAGCAATTATACGCAATTGCTAAAGTTCAG TTCGCTACAATTCTTCATACTGCTGGATTTGAATTGTAG
- a CDS encoding Lactose permease yields MSVNSPPNFSHNEIENEKFHRSQNPEEAQNTVVLQVANADYAAALATGPQLKATSLRSIQLFAIMLVAFMGSLSNGFDGSVMSAVNAMKQGEGGGVGTTTAIIFGIYSIGSIAGVVIAGPVTDTFGRRGGMVSAIVVTLAKDVPYLLGGRFVLGFGVAISTTAAPAYVVEMSPPQWRGRLTGLYNTFYYSGSILCTGITIATGKIDSAASWRIPLGIQAGPAAILLVFSFLLPESPRWLISVGRKDEARAILARYHGNDDPNAPLVLLEWKEYEEGVRLNASDKRWWDYSELFNNRNSRYRTFMMLLMGFFGQWSGNGLGYFLPILFANTGVTSQNRLLTLNFANTLVSASGAVIGTSLTDKVGRRTMWFWGTLACAGMLAVVTGCTAKWGATGANPSGANAAIAFIFLFGFIYSITYTPLQALYPAECLDYNTRAKGMALYALAVSCASFVNTYAGPIALANITWKYYIVYIVWDLFECLVIWFCAVETKGRTLEELNEIFEDPNPVKASTRKLKVAIIEKGDAKAVVAADDKSL; encoded by the exons ATGTCTGTCAATTCTCCGCCGAATTTCTCTCATAACGAGATAGAGAATGAGAAGTTCCATCGTTCTCAAAATCCGGAGGAAGCTCAAAACACTGTAGTCCTTCAAGTTGCTAACGCCGATTATGCAGCTGCTTTAGCTACAGGGCCCCAGTTAAAGGCAACTAGCCTTCGATCAATTCAGCTATTCGCAATCATGCTTGTAGCCTTTATGGGATCCCTTTCCAATGGTTTTGATGGGTCAG TTATGAGTGCCGTGAATGCCATGAAGCAA GGCGAGGGTGGAGGTGTCGGAACCACAACCGCTATTATTTTTGGAATC TACTCCATCGGTAGTATCGCCGGCGTTGTGATAGCAGGACCTGTTACAGATACTTTTGGGCGTCGAGGAGGAATGGTAA GTGCGATTGTTGTAACACTGGCAAAAGATGTTCCATATCTTCTTGGTGGACGTTTTGTGCTTGGTTTTGGCGTTGCTATCAGCACTACTGCAGCCCCAGCGTACGTGGTAGAAATGTCTCCCCCTCAGTGGAGAGGACGCTTAACTGGGTT GTACAACA CCTTTTATTATTCGGGCTCGATATTGTGCA CTGGAATTACCATTGCCACTGGGAAAATAGATTCTGCTGCTTCATGGAGAATACCACTTGGTATCCAGGCCGGCCCCGCAGCCATCCTCTTGGTGTTTTCATTTCTACTCCCCGAG TCACCACGTTGGTTGATTTCTGTAGGCAGAAAGGATGAGGCTCGTGCAATCCTTGCCCGTTATCATGGGAATGATGATCCAAATGCTCCTTTGGTTCTTCTTGAGTGGAAGGAATATGAAGAAGGTGTCAGATTAAATGCATCTGACAAACGCTG GTGGGATTACTCAGAGCTCTTCAATAACCGTAACAGCAGATATAGAACTTTTATGATGCTTTTAATGGGCTTTTTTGGG CAATGGTCTGGAAATGGTCTAGG ATATTTCCTACCAATCCTCTTTGCAAATACGGGCGTTACTAGTCAAAACAGGTTGTTGACGTTGAATTTTGCGAACACATTAGTCTCGGCTTCCGGTGCAGTGATTGGAACATCACTAACTGATAAGG TTGGGAGACGGACTATGTGGTTCTGGGGCACACTTGCCTGTGCAGGAATGTTAGCAGTTGTTACAG GTTGCACCGCGAAATGGGGCGCAACCGGAGCCAACCCCTCTGGGGCTAATGCAGCTATTGCATTCATCT TCTTGTTTGGTTTCATATACAGCATAACTTATACCCCACTTCAAGCGTTATACCCAGCCGAATGCCTGGACTATAACACTCG GGCAAAAGGCATGGCGCT CTACGCCCTCGCTGTCAGCTGTGCATCTTTTGTCAATACGTACGCTGGTCCTATCGCCCTTGCCAACATAACCTGGAAA TACTACATTGTCTACATAGTTTGGGATCTGTTCGAATGCCTGGTTATTTGGTTTTGTGCGGTTGAAACCAAAGGACGAACACT AGAGGAACTTAATGAAATCTTTGAG GATCCCAACCCTGTCAAAGCGTCTACCAGGAAACTCAAGGTTGCTATCATAGAAAAAGGGGATGCCAAGGCAGTTGTAGCCGCGGATGATAAAAGCTTGTAA
- a CDS encoding Triple specificity protein phosphatase PtpB yields the protein MRDLDPLDPDYVQDVLSKPPFVTIPGVINVRDLGNYPSTTEKGLITRPGYLFRSAELSGITEDGKVKLRELGVTKAFDLRSDTEIRKYNTPLPQIDGVEVVHTPVFQTADYSPEMMAKRYQLYASGKTEAFLELYSQILDNGGRAFGAILRHVRDRPNEGCVFHCTAGKDRTGIMAAIFLKLAGVDNELISRDYALTRVGREPAREMIMARLSKEPLFASNNEAALNMFTCRHETMQAFLQHFDEKYGGAVTYLKEYVGFSDEDIVTIRRNILTPGLPRL from the exons ATGCGCGACCTTGACCCTTTAGATCCAGATTATGTACAAGATGTTCTTTCTAAACCTCCTTTTGTGACCATTCCTGGTGTCATAAATGTCAGGGATCTCGGAAATTATCCTTCAACTACAGAAAAGGGCCTCATTACAAGACCAGGATATCTCTTTCGCTCTGCAGAATTATCTGGCATCACAGAGGATG GCAAAGTCAAATTGAGGGAACTTGGTGTAACAAAGGCTTTCGATCTTCGCTCTGACACAGAAATACGGAAATACAATACGCCATTACCTCAAATCGATGGGGTAGAAGTTGTGCACACCCCAGTATTTCAAACAGCGGACTACAGCCCGGAGATGATGGCCAA GAGATATCAACTATACGCAAGTGGAAAGACCGAG GCATTTTTGGAGCTATATTCCCAAATCCTTGATAATGGAGGACGTGCCTTCGGGGCTATTCTGCGACATGTGCGAGACAGACCAAACGAAGGTTGCGTGTTCCACTGCACTGCTGGCAAGGATAGAACTGGCATTATGGCCGCCATTTTTCTCAAG CTGGCCGGCGTGGATAACGAATTGATCTCTCGCGATTACGCCCTCACGCGAGTGGGTAGGGAACCTGCAAGAGAGATGATTATGGCTAGGCTCTCGAAAGAGCCTCTTTTTGCCTCAAATAATGAAGCTGCCCTAAACATGTTTACCTGCCG TCATGAAACGATGCAAGCATTTCTCCAACACTTCGACGAAAAATATGGCGGAGCTGTAACGTATCTGAAAGAGTATGTTGGCTTCTCAGACGAAGACATAGTAACGATTAGGAGGAACATTCTGACTCCCGGTCTACCACGACTATGA